The nucleotide sequence GATGAAAAATATTTACAAGCATTTGTCGAAGAACTTTCCAAGCATCTATAAAGCGACAAAGAAGCTCACTACCGTTAAGCAGTGAGCTTCTTTATTTAGCGATCATCTTCATGAACAACTACTTGGTTCTTACCATTATGCTTTGCTTCATAGAGTGCTTCATCCGCACGATTAAATAAATACTTAACTGAATCCTCTCGATCCTTTGACCAATGAGAAATACCACAAGAGATTGTAATCTTCGGTTCAGTATGCTCACGTACACACTTCACTAAACGCTCTCCAACAAGTATTCCTTTATCAAGAGGTACTCGCGGTAAATATACAGCAAGCTCTTCGCCACCCCATCTAGATGCAATATCATCTGAGCGAGTATTTTTTGTAAGAATTTTAGCCACCTGGACAATGACGTTGTCCCCGACTTGGTGACCAAACGTATCATTTACAGATTTAAAGTTATCGATGTCAATCATAATAAACGTACCTTGCCCATCTTCGTTCATTGCTTTTTGGATATGGTCGTCAAGATAATTACGAGAATAAAGCCCTGTTAAATAATCTGTTACAACCATTTGCTCCAGCTTTTCACGAAGCATCGAATTGACAAACGCCAATGTCGAATGATGAACAAGTGATTCAAGTAACTTAAACTTTTCGAAAGTAAAGTGGTATGGACTACTGTGTAAAGCAATTACACCACCTTTAAGTTCACCACTTTGGATCATCGGCACGACAAGTAAAGAGCGGTATTCCAAGCAAGCAAATTGTTTATTTCCTTCAAGGTCACTTACAAACAAAGAATCCTTCGCTTTTTTTAATTTCTTAACAGCGGTTTGTAAAAGCTTCTGAGCTTCAGATGTTTGGAAGTAATCTGTACTCCCTTCAAGCAAATGTGCATCTGCCTTATTCGGAAACATAAAGAAACCAACTTCTTGTGCTCCGAAAGAGTCGATAATCTGTTCTTTCATAAATTGAACTGTATCAGACAAGCGCAAATTTGAATTTAAGCGATGTGATGTCTTATTAATCAACCTTAAATCATGGATTAGTTGCTTTGACTGCTGATAAAGCTGAGCGTTTTCAAGCGCATTCCCAGCCGTATTAGCTAAGAGCTCAACAAAATCAACCTCTTGTTTTGTAAACATAACTGCGTTAGGAGCCAAAACCTGTAAGACTCCATAAATCCCTTGCTTACCTTTGAGTGGGACATATAAAAGTGACTGATTGCTTTTTAACTTATCCTCAAATTGGACATTCCCTGTTAAATAAGCTTGAATAGCTGCTTGGCTTACAGTTTCACCGTTGTATTGGAGACCGCGCACTGGCAGCTCTTCAAATTCTTCTGTATCTTGAGACATCAACAAATAATGTTCAAATGAAGGATAGACCTTTTCAAGCGTTATGATAATTTCGCGTAAGACATCCTTCGTGTTCATCGAAGAATGGAATTTCGCTGTAACCCGATATAGTTGTTCATACCGGTCTTCATCATTCAAAAATGAATTATTTCGTTTCCAATGGTCAAATAGCTTTGCACATTCATCTGCTGCGGCTTCCAAAAAGCACCCTTTTTCCTCCAAATTTTCATGGCGGTCATAGAAAAAGAAAAGAATCCCTTTATAAATATCAGCATTTACTTTTCGAAATGGTACAGCTGCTATTTGATATTTATCACTAAGGAGAGGCTGTAGCATTGCCCCATTATACACGGCTGTATCGACGTTTTGTTGAATTAGCTTCAGCCAATCTTCCTTTTCAACACGTTGAATAATTTCTTCCGTTTCCTGAAATGTGCTGTCTTCTAAATAAAATTGTTCTTTCCATTTATTATAGGAGTACACACCAATGTGCTCAACAGAAAGAAAGTCTTTCAACTGCACAACAAACGCGTTCAAAAAGGCAGCTCGGTCTGTACCGTAATAGCCATTTGCAATTAAATCAAAAAACATGCTTTTGAGCTGTTCAATTTTCACCTGAGTTTCTTTTACTGGCCGCATCATTTTGTCAACCCCATTTAATCCACCTATTATAATACTTTTTAACGTACAAATTCTCTTTAATTTAGAGCCTACTAAATATTATAATCTACCTTCCTAGTATTTTCCTAACAAA is from Bacillus tianshenii and encodes:
- a CDS encoding diguanylate cyclase, producing the protein MMRPVKETQVKIEQLKSMFFDLIANGYYGTDRAAFLNAFVVQLKDFLSVEHIGVYSYNKWKEQFYLEDSTFQETEEIIQRVEKEDWLKLIQQNVDTAVYNGAMLQPLLSDKYQIAAVPFRKVNADIYKGILFFFYDRHENLEEKGCFLEAAADECAKLFDHWKRNNSFLNDEDRYEQLYRVTAKFHSSMNTKDVLREIIITLEKVYPSFEHYLLMSQDTEEFEELPVRGLQYNGETVSQAAIQAYLTGNVQFEDKLKSNQSLLYVPLKGKQGIYGVLQVLAPNAVMFTKQEVDFVELLANTAGNALENAQLYQQSKQLIHDLRLINKTSHRLNSNLRLSDTVQFMKEQIIDSFGAQEVGFFMFPNKADAHLLEGSTDYFQTSEAQKLLQTAVKKLKKAKDSLFVSDLEGNKQFACLEYRSLLVVPMIQSGELKGGVIALHSSPYHFTFEKFKLLESLVHHSTLAFVNSMLREKLEQMVVTDYLTGLYSRNYLDDHIQKAMNEDGQGTFIMIDIDNFKSVNDTFGHQVGDNVIVQVAKILTKNTRSDDIASRWGGEELAVYLPRVPLDKGILVGERLVKCVREHTEPKITISCGISHWSKDREDSVKYLFNRADEALYEAKHNGKNQVVVHEDDR